One segment of Saccharospirillaceae bacterium DNA contains the following:
- a CDS encoding peptidoglycan DD-metalloendopeptidase family protein, translating to MALPGRLQYFPVSHLAGALGLFLTLMIVSFWPTSAPKNLQQTRIVVEIPEKEQPPQTPEENWQEAQVRAGENLSLLFDRFNLSAVDVLEIAAAAPKQAIRLHPNQTLRWVTSGDHRIQKFEIILSPLARHSLVRDAEGKLQYELRERNADYRPRFASATIDNSLFLDGGRAGVPEQILIELAGIFGWDIDFALDIRQGDRFSLIYEEIFLDGEKIGNGNILIARFHNRGREITAVRYEDAKGNANYYTPTGLSMRKEFLRNPIDFARISSRFNLRRKHPVLNKIRAHRGTDYAAARGTPIKAAGDGKVTFAGRKGGFGNVVIIQHGSRYQTLYAHLSKFGRGVRKGRKVKQGKIIGYVGSTGLATGPHLHYEFRVDGVHRDSLRIKLPQARSISKKQKADFLTKASSLVEWLNSHNPQSLVDAMDNS from the coding sequence ATGGCTCTGCCCGGACGCTTGCAGTATTTTCCCGTTAGCCACCTTGCCGGGGCGCTGGGCTTATTCCTGACCTTGATGATTGTGAGTTTCTGGCCAACCAGCGCGCCAAAGAACCTGCAGCAGACCCGCATCGTGGTCGAAATCCCGGAAAAAGAACAACCACCCCAAACGCCAGAAGAAAATTGGCAGGAAGCTCAGGTGCGTGCCGGCGAGAACCTGTCGTTGTTGTTTGATCGTTTTAATCTCAGTGCGGTTGATGTGTTGGAAATTGCTGCAGCTGCCCCTAAGCAAGCGATCCGCTTACACCCGAATCAAACCCTACGCTGGGTCACGTCTGGCGATCATCGTATTCAGAAGTTTGAAATCATCCTTTCTCCCCTGGCACGCCATAGTCTGGTGCGCGATGCCGAAGGCAAACTGCAATATGAATTGCGGGAACGAAACGCCGATTATCGCCCTCGCTTTGCCAGCGCCACTATCGATAATTCGCTCTTTCTCGACGGAGGCAGAGCGGGTGTACCTGAGCAGATATTGATTGAACTGGCTGGCATATTCGGCTGGGACATCGACTTTGCACTGGATATCCGCCAGGGCGACCGCTTCAGTCTGATCTACGAAGAAATTTTTCTCGACGGTGAGAAGATTGGCAACGGCAACATTCTGATTGCGCGCTTTCATAACCGCGGTCGCGAAATTACGGCGGTACGTTATGAAGATGCCAAAGGAAATGCCAACTACTACACGCCCACTGGACTCAGTATGCGCAAGGAGTTCCTGCGCAACCCGATCGACTTTGCCCGAATCAGTTCACGCTTTAACTTACGCCGCAAACACCCGGTTTTAAACAAGATTCGAGCTCACCGCGGGACCGATTACGCCGCAGCACGGGGCACTCCAATCAAAGCAGCGGGGGACGGTAAGGTAACGTTTGCTGGTCGCAAAGGCGGTTTCGGAAATGTTGTGATTATCCAACACGGCTCACGCTATCAAACGTTATATGCGCACCTGAGCAAATTCGGCCGCGGTGTTCGCAAAGGCCGGAAAGTGAAACAAGGTAAGATCATCGGCTATGTTGGCAGCACCGGTCTGGCAACAGGTCCGCATCTGCATTACGAATTTCGTGTAGACGGTGTTCATCGTGATTCATTACGTATCAAGCTGCCGCAGGCACGTTCTATTTCGAAAAAACAGAAAGCCGATTTTCTCACGAAAGCATCCAGCCTGGTTGAATGGCTCAATAGCCATAACCCACAATCACTGGTTGATGCGATGGATAACTCATGA